One Candidatus Zixiibacteriota bacterium genomic window, ATCGTAGTCTCAAGACGTTTGTCGTCCATAGAAGTCTTCCTTCAACGTGGCTGTAGCGACTTTTAAGCTCCCGGTCGCTCCAGAACACATCACAGTTTACTCACGAGGCGGGGTCCTGTCAACTTAACAAGCACGATAACTGAAGAGCATAGGAGCAATAATTGAATCTGATTTAGCAACTCCTGCGATAGCGTTCGGAAATGATTTAGTGCTACTTTTGTTGACCGGATCGAACCTTTTATGATTATTGTATTATTATAAATGTTGGAAACAGTATCAGGAATCAGGAGATCATTAAGATGAAAAAGATCGCATTACTGATGGTAGCGGTGTTAGTGGTGACGAGTGTCACCGGCTGTGGCTGGTCTCGTCGCGACAAAGGTACTGCTATCGGCGCCGGCGCCGGAGCCGTGGTCGGCGGCATAATCGGCGATAAAGCCGGCAATACCGCCGTGGGCGCGATTCTCGGAGCGGTTATAGGCGGCGCAGCCGGGGCATATATCGGCAACCAGATGGACAAACAGGCGGCCGAGATCGAGCGTGATCTGGAGGGAGCCAAGGTCGAGCGCGTAGGTGAAGGTATCAAGGTTACATTCGAGTCCGGAATCCTTTTCGACGTCAACTCCTCCACCCTGCGTCCGGCGGCCCAGTCGAACCTGGCCGATCTGGCTCAGATTTTGAATAAGTATCCGGATACCGACATCCTGGTCGAAGGGCATACCGATGCCACCGGAACCAACGAGCACAATCTGGACTTGTCGATGCATCGGGCGCAATCGGTAGCGAATTATATGACCGGCCTGCAGGTGCTGGCAAACCGTTTCAAGATCATGGGATACGGAGAGGATCAACCTATCGCCGATAATGCGACCGCCGAAGGCCGCCAGTTGAACCGTCGGGTGGAAATCGCTATCTATGCCAACGATAAGTTGAAAGATGCGGCAAGGAAGAAAGTCGAAGGTTAAGCAATAGCAGAGTAATCTCTTAACCGTATCAAGAGAATATTACAGGTCATCGAGAGTGGTGACCTCTTACCACTAACACAGGATTGGACATGAAATTAACCATTACCGCCCTGATGCTTGCCCTGCTGACCCTACTCTTCGTCGGCTGCGGCAGCACTGATAAAGAAGAAGCCGGGGCCAACAAAACAGCCGATCAGAATACCGCTCAGAGCGGATTCGATTCACCACAGATGCGTAAGATCTATCTCCAGACGATGGAAGCTGCAATTGAAGAATGGGGCGGGCGATATGAAACCCTGAAGCAACAGATTACCGAGCTTCCGGAACCTACTCGTAAAACCCTGGAAGAACCGGTGGCGCAGGTTGGAAAAGCTATCGATGCCCTCAAGGAAAATTATGATCGCCTTGCCAACAGCGGGGATGCGGATTTTGCCGAGGCTAAAGCCGATTTGGAAAAAGCTCTCCGTAAAGTGCAGGAAGATTTCAACAAAGCGACTTCGATGGCTAATCACTAACACAGCATCGATTAACCCAGGAGATATCAACAGCGGGCGCATGAACAGCGCTCGCTGTTTTATTGTGTCTTACTCGAATCGCATTCCCGTGACGCTCGACAATAATCTTAATCCACATTTTAGCTAAAACCGCCATATTTTTGTCTATCATTACTGCTATCGTATTATTAAATCCAAACTTACGACACGATAGCAAACCGTCGGTATGAGAGATCAAATGAAGATCGCATCGCATAGCGTTCACATCGTATCTGATCACACAGGTAAGGCCTCTCGACGCCGATAATAAATACAGAAAAAGGACGCTATTCTCCTGTTTGCAGTATCATTATTGCAGTTTTAATCCTCTTAAGCATTGACCGCAAAAAACCGCCAACCCCTCTTACAGGAGGTCCCATGAGACATCTGCTAGCTCTGTTGCTGGCCGTAGTGACTCTGCTGTTGGTATTCGGCTGTAGCGAGAACCCGACTCAGCCGGTCAACTCCTCGGTAGATCACTCAATCGCCTTAGTTCAGCGTCCTACGTTCATTGAGACTCGTCCACCTGAAGTCGTGGCTCAGTACACGATGCACCTGACTGATCCGGCTATCATGGCCCTGAACAAGAAGCCGGTTCCGCAGCCGCCGCCAGACACCATCGAAGGCGACCCCAATCCGAACCCCGCTCACAAGTACGCTTATGTGATCGGTATCTCCGATTATGAAGGCACCGCCAACGACCTGACGTACTGTGACGACGACGCAATCGCGATGAAGGCTTGGTTCCAGAGCCAGGGATTCACCGTTCGCATGGACCTCGATGGCGCCGCGACCGGTAACGAAATCATCGCCGGTCTCCAGTGGCTGATCGACAACGCCGACCCCGGTGATGAGGTTGCATTCGCCTACAGCGGTCACGGCATGAAGTCGACCGAAGGCTCGGCGATCATTTCCGCCGACCTGTACTACATCCCTCACGGCATGGTGATGTCGTACTTCAACGCTGTCAACTGCACCAAGAAGCTGGCTACGATTGACGCCTGCGTCATCGGTGACTTCAACGACGACGTGGTCAGCGGTACCTTCATGGCCACCGCCTCAGACGTCAAGTACTCCTACGATGCTCCCGATCTCGAGCACGGTGCCTGGACCTGGTACTGGCTCGACGGCGTTGAGAATCAGGGCCTTATCTATGCCGAGGAAGCGGCTCCGTACGCCGAGGCCGGTTTCAAGGCCTGGGCTTCCGCTCGCCATGTAAAGGTCGACCCAATCCACACCGACGCCTACGACGGCGACATGGATATGTAAGACTCGCATCGGTTCGTACGAACCGTGCCAAAAGGCTCGCCGATTACGGCGAGCCTTTTCTTTTGCTTTTAATCTGATTTGTCCGATTATTCGTGCCGGAGGGCGTCGATAGGATCGAGCGCAGCCGCCTTACGGGCCGGGTAGAATCCGAAGAATACACCGACAGCGGCCGAGAAAAGGAACGAGATAATCATGATCTCCGGAGTCATGATCGGATTGAGATCCGAGGCATAGTCGAGTATTTGAACTGCCGCCGCCGATACCAATATCCCGGTCAATCCGCCGGTGATACTCAACACCACGGCTTCGGTCAGAAACTGCACCAGGATATCACTCTCACGGGCGCCAACGGAAAGCCTTATACCGATCTCGCGAGTACGTTCCGTCACCGAAACGAGCATGATATTCATGATGCCGATCCCGCCGACGATAAGACTGACCGCGGCAATGGAGCCCAAAAGCAACGTGAAGGTCTTGGTGGTCGAGGTCACAGCCTCGGTAATTTCAGCCTGGCTGCGGATGCTGAAGTCGTCGTCGTCACCTTCTTCCAGCTTATGAGAGCGGCGCAGAATCTCGCGCATCTCTTCTATGGCGGCATCGACCTGCTCGGTGGAGGCGGCGCTGGCGTTGATCATGTCAACCCATTGACGACCCTTGAGGCGGTAGAGAACCGTAGTGGAAGGAGCAAGAACGACATCATCCTGATCCGCACCCATACCACTCTGACCTTTTTCTTTCAGAACACCGATAACGGAGAAGGGAATGTTACGAATACGCACCGTCTGCCCAACTGGGTCCTGGTCAGGGAATAATTCATCGGCCACGGTTTTTCCCAACAGGGCTACTTTGCGTTTACCGTTGATATCCTTCTGCTCGAAAAACGCACCGCTCTCGAGCTGCCAGTTACGGATATCGAAATAGTCGATATCGACACCGTAGATTTCGGTCGACCAGTTGGAACTGCCGCCGATGATCTGCCCACCGGAGCGAACCACTGCCGACACACCCGAGAGCAGAGTGGCATCACGGCGGATGTCATCGACATCGTCAAAGGTGAAGCGGTTGAAACTTCCCGCACCCATTCGTGCACCGCCGGAAGTGGCGCTACCCGGGAAAACGATCAACAGGTTGGTGCCGAGAGCATTAATATCCGATTCGATCTTGGCCTGGGAGCCCTCACCGACCGCCACCATGACGATCACCGCGGCGACTCCGATGATAATGCCGAGCGAGGTCAACAGACTCCGCATGCGGTTACGCATGATCGAGCGAAAAGCAGCCGCAGTCAATTTCCCTACCGATATCATGACGGTCTCCTTTCCGCTTCCAGCGAGGCATTTGAATCGGCATTTTCGACCCGCTGTTGCTCGTGTGTTTTGTCGCTGACGATCAATCCGTCGCGCAGTACGACCACTCGTTTAGCGAAACCGGCAATATCCGGTTCGTGAGTAACCAGAATTACCGTAACGCCGTCGTCGTTCAGTTTCTGGAAAAGCGAGATTACTTCGACAGAAGTGCGGCTGTCAAGGTTACCGGTCGGTTCGTCGGCGAGCAATATCGCCGGACGGTTTACCAAAGCACGAGCGATAGCCACGCGCTGTTGCTGACCACCCGAAAGCTGGTTAGGGGTGTGATCCATTCGGTCTCCGAGTCCGACACGACTGAGCGCCTCACGGGCGGCTTGCTCCGGATTTGCGACACGTCCTTCGCGATCGTAAAAAAGCGGCAACAGAACATTTTCGAGGGCGTTGGTCCGAGCCAGCAAATTATAACCCTGGAAAACGAATCCGATATTCCGATTACGAATCGCTGCCCGTTCGTTTTTGGAAAGGCCGTCTACCCGTTCTCCGTTAAGGATGTACTCTCCTTCGGAAGGACTGTCCAGACAACCGAGCAAATTCATCAGAGTTGATTTGCCGGAACCTGAGGAGCCCATGATTGCCACGAACTCCCCGGCTTCGACCTTCAGGTCGATACCACGTAAAGCCGGTACTTCTATTTGACCAACCTTGAAGATTCGCTTCAGACCGTGTGTTTCAATTACCGTAGCCATGATTAGAATCCGGGCGGCGGACCACCAAAACCGGGACCGCGTCGCTGACTGTCATTACTACTTGATGATGAGGTTGTCGTACCGGTGCCGGTGCCAATGATCACTTTCATTCCTTCAGTCAGATCACGACTGGCTACGACCTCAGTCTGAGTTCCATTGGAAAGACCCGTACGCAACATGGCCGGACGCAGGTTACCGGAGTCGTCCAGATACCAGACTGAACCGATATCATTAGGCGGGCTTCCCTGAGCCCCTCCCATACCCTGGCCGGGTCCCATAGCCTGACCACCGCCACCGGCGCCGGAGCTGTCAGCCGGACGCTCACTCGGAGGCTGATTGCCGTCAGTCTGCCGTTGAGCCTGGCGCTCGGAGCGCATTTTCTCCATAGCCGCCATCATTTGTTTCTCATCAGGCTGAAAACGGAGAGCTTTGTTAGGCACCAACAGGACATCGGTGCGTCGATCGGTAATGAACTCGATAGTGGCTGTCATCCCGGGCAACAGATAACCGTCTTCATTGGAAGCTTCGATCACTACCGTGTAAGTCACCACGTTGGAGACTGTCTCCGGTTGCAATCGCACCTGTTTAACCGTTCCGCTAAATTCTTTGTCGGAATAAGTGGCGACATCGAACCGCACCTCCTGCCCCTCTTTTATTTCCCCGATATCGCTCTCGTCGACTTCAGCGAGGATTTCCATCCGAGCCAAATCCTGAGCAATAACGAAGAGGGTTGGTGTCGAAAGACTCGCCGCCACGGTTTGGCCTTCTTCAACATCGCGGGAAACCACAATTCCATTGATCGGCGATGTAATGACGGCGTATTCGAGGTTGCGTTCGGCACGACTGAAAGCTGCCTGGGCCGAAGTCAGAGAGGCATTCTGAGTCTTTAATTCTACGGAAAACGGCAGCAGATCGGCTTCTGAAATAAGTCCTCGTTCAAAAAGCCGCTGGTTACGGTTGTAATTGGATTGTGCCTCCTGGAGGAGGGCTTCGGTCTTTTCTACGTTTGCCTGAGCTTCTAAAACCGCCAGCTTCAAGAGTGAGGTATCGAGTACGGCCAGCACTTGACCCTGATGGACGATATCATTGAAATCGACTGAAACGCGATCAATGGTGCCGGAAACCTGAGTTCCTACCTCAACGGTGGTCACCGGAGAGAGACTGCCGGTGGCTGAGACGCTATTCTCCACGTCTCCTTTACTGAGTTCGGCAAATTGGTACTGCAGATCGGCTGCGTCGCTAAGACCGGCCTTCAAAAGGTAGACCGCGGCAACGACCACTACCAGCCCCAGTACCAACCATATTATTTTGCGTAACTTCATGCTAATCCTTAATCACGGGTTCTCTGCTTTTCATCGTTCTGCAGTAGGACAACTTCGGTCCCGGCAGCGATTAATCAAGTGTATCGGGAAACTTTTTTCCTGGAATCCTGAATTATGCAACTTCCTGCAAGCGAATTCGTAAAGAGGACTGATCTAAGTAATCAGACGAGGTCCATGTGAAAACATCCGAAGCAATTATAATAGGAACGATTACACTTATTTTATCCTTCACCTCCACTTCCGGAGCACGAGGATTATTCGACGGCTGGAAAGGTGAGCGAGGTTCCGGAGATATGATCACCCAGGAACGAACCTTGCAGGATTTCGAAGCCATCGAATCCAATATCGGCGCCGACCTATATATTACAATCGGAAGCCCTCAAAAGGTAGAAGTAAATCTAGACGACAACCTGGTTGACTTCATTGAAACCGAGGTTCACGGCAAGACACTCGATATCACTTGCCGGGAGTCCTATAGCAGCCGCCGGGGCTGTAAAATCACGATTACCGTCCCCAAACTGGTTGAGATTGTTCATTCCGGTTCCGGGGATATTGAGATCGACGGACTTAAAAACGATGAATTCGATATGGATTTACGCGGTTCGGGTGATTTCTGGATCAACGGCCAAACCCAATTGCTGACCATCAGCCTCTCCGGATCCGGAGACGGGGTTCTCGAGGGCGAAACAGATGAACTGGACGTGAAAATATCCGGATCGGGATCAATCGACGGCAGCGATTTAGCTGCCCGAAGTGCTCGCGCCCGGGTATCCGGATCCGGCAATATCAAAGTAAAAGCAACCGACGATCTGGATGCCTCGGTGTCCGGTTCGGGAAACATACTCTACTATGGACGACCGGAGCGGATCGACACCAATGTGTCGGGTTCAGGCTCGATTCGGAGGAGATAGTTCCCAACTCTGGGCGGCGCCGGATGGACGGCGGCGTCGCCCTTAGTTCGACATAAAGACCATCCCTTTCTCACATGCCACACGCATACGCTGGGCGGAGTCGCAACCCTCCGCCTCTGAGCCGGCGGGGCGCCCTCCCTGCCGGCTTTTCTTATGCCTTGCTCCTCCGTCATCCCACCCCTATCTTGCCCCATTATGAAAATAATCGTGGTTCAGAAAGATATCAAAGACCTGGACATCACCGGTCATCTCGAGCGAGCTAAGGGAGACAATCCCGACCTGGTCTGCTTTTCTGAGTTGGCTGCAACCGGTTGTCTCTATCACCGCCGTCCGGTCACGCCGCTGGAGAAAATCTGTGAGACCTTATCGCCGTTCAACTTCGGCGTGATGCTCGGCTTGCCGGTCCAGGAACCGGGCGGCTTCTTCAACAGCTACCTTTTCTATGAGCGGGGTAAATATCGTCTCTATCATAAAATCAACCTGTTCCCCCCGTTCGGCGAACCGCAAATATATGAATCCGGCCATCGGATTGGTCTTTTCGAGACCGCGACCGACCGTTTGGGAACAGCTATTTGTTATGATCTCCGTTTTGAGGACATTTTCACCCGTCTGGCTGAAGCCGGAGCTCGAAAGATATTTGTCCCGGCAGCGTTTCCAATCGAACGGATTGACGACTATCGCGACCTGTTAATTAAGCGAGCCGTCGACTTCAATGTGCATATCATTGGTATTAACGCTGTTGGCTCCGACGACAAGTATCAATTCGGGGGTAACTCGATGGTTGTCGCACCTGATGGCTCAATCCTGGCCGAAGCCGGTCGAGGCCGCCCGGAGACACTGACTGTCGAGATATAGAGAAATATCGAGAATCCAGACATTCGACCTGCGGCACTCTTCTTCGCTGCTATTCTGTCGATAGAAATAATATACCACAGGGGGCATCAATGAGTCGACAAGGCCGTTCCGACGACTAATCTCAGATGGAATCGGCTCACATAAATGCTGTTAATTACCCTTGACGCCCCGGATTGGTGGAATTATACTTAGGGTCTTGATTTTCAGGGCCCTTAGCTCAGTTGGTTAGAGCAGCTGACTCATAATCAGCGGGTCGCAGGTTCGAGTCCTGCAGGGCCCATGAACTGACGATTTTGATTGATGGGCAATTAGCTCAGTTGGTTAGAGCGTTCGGTTCACATCCGAGAGGTCACTGGTTCGAGTCCAGTATTGCCCATGTGTTAAAAAATGAGACGAGCCTTCAACAACATGATGCCTGGCGTCGAGCCGCCGTACAAAGAGAACCGGCAGGCCGGTGACAGGCGGGAGATAAGGATAGCGCATTCCTTCGTAACAACGTAGGGATGCGCTTTTTGTTTTGATGAATGGTGTAACAAATTCCGACGTGCAGGAGGATTCGATGGCCGACGATCTTGATCTGTTGCTGAAACTGCAGGTTATCGATTACGATCTGGGTGAACTCGAGCGATCCAAAGAGTATCTCCCGGATATGATGGAGAACCTGAATCGCGAGATCGAAGAAGCTAAAGCGAAATACGAATCAGCTACGGATCAACTGGATAAGTCCAGAATCAGCCAGAAACACCTTGAGGTTGAGGTCGCTGCTCAAGAAGCAGAGCTGCAGAAATATCAGCAGCAGATGATGTCGATCAAAACCAACAAGGAGTACGATGCGCTGGTTGCCCAGATCGACACGGTCAAAGAAGCAATTTCCTCCAGAGAAACTGAGTTGCTGGAAACAATCGATCTGATCGGCAATCTCGAAAAAGAGACTGTCGAACTGAAAGAAAAAGCAGCCCAGATCGAAGAGGCCAACACCAAACAGTTGGCGGTGTTGCAGGAAAAAGTCGATTCGATCGGCGAAAAAGTCAGCAGCAAACAGCAGGAACGCAACGACGTCTCATCGCAAATACCGCGCAAGACGCTGAGCATCTACGAACGAGTGCGTCGCGGCAAAGGTCGCGCTGCCGTAGTCGTGGTGAAAAAGCGGGCCTGCGGCGCCTGCTACAAAGCGTTGACGCCGCGCAAGGTACAGGAAATCAAGAAGCGAGACAAAATCTATACGTGTGAAAACTGCGGCTGCCTGCTCTTTTGGGACGACGAACAGTCCAATTGAAGCATAAGCCTGCTTATCATAGTTACAGGTGAATCATGGCCAGACTGCTCGACAAGATCGCTCTGACGTTTGACGATGTTTTGCTGGTACCCAGCTATTCCGAGGTACTCCCGCGGGAAACCGATGTCTCGACCAGAATCGGACCCGGAATCGAACTCAATATTCCGGTTGTCTCCGCGGCTATGGATACCGTCACGGAATCGCACCTTGCCATGGCGCTCGCTCGTCTGGGGGGAATTGGCGTAATCCATAAGAATATGGATATCGAGTATCAAGCCGGCGAGGTGGATAAAGTAAAACGATCCGAATCCGGTATGATCGTCGATCCAATCACTCTTCCCGCCAATCGAACGGTCGGCGACGCCATGCAGGTAATGGAACACTTCTCCATTTCCGGCATCCCGATCACCGATAACGGCAAGCTCGTCGGCATTCTGACCAACCGTGACCTGCGCTTCTCCCCCGATCCGAATCAACCGATCAGCGACCTGATGACGACCGAAAATCTGGTTACGGTCAAGCCCGGAACCGACCTGGACACGGCCAAGGAATTGCTGCATCGTCATCGCATCGAGAAACTGCTGATAGTCGATGAAAACCAGATGCTCAAAGGGATGATCACGGTTAAAGATATCGTGAAGCGAATCCAGTATCCGCTGGCGTGCAAGGACCCGCACGGGCGTCTCCGCGTAGCGGCAGCGGTGGGAGTTGGTGACGATTTAATGCCCCGTTCCGAAGCGTTGATCGCGGCAGGAGTCGACATGCTGTGCGTCGACAGCTCGCACGGCCATAGCAAGGGTGTCCTGAACGCTATTTCTCAACTAAAGAAAAAATATCCCGAAACCCCGCTGATGGCCGGTAATATCGCCACGGCCGACGGGGCCAAAGCTCTCATAGACAGTGGTGCGGACTGTGTCAAAGTCGGTATCGGTCCCGGCTCGATTTGTACGACGCGAGTCGTGACCGGCGCCGGCGTACCGCAGGTAACGGCAATCATGAACGCCGTCGAGGCCGCCGCCAAAGTCAACATACCGATCATTGCCGACGGCGGCATTCGCTATTCCGGCGATGTTGCCAAAGCGCTGGCTCTGGGTGCGAGCGCCGTTATGATCGGTTCACTTTTTGCCGGGGTTGAGGAATCTCCCGGCGAAACGATCCTGTTCGAGGGTCGCTCGTTCAAAGTTTATCGCGGCATGGGATCACTCGGAGCCATGAAGAAAGGTTCGGCCGACCGCTACTTCCAGAGCAAAGAGGATGAAACCTCCAAGCTGGTTCCGGAAGGAGTCGAGGGACGGCTGCCGTTCAAGGGTCCTCTTAAAGACTCGGTGCACCAACTCATCGGCGGTCTTCAGGCCGGCATGGGTTTGTGCGGCGCCGCCAATCTGACCGAGTTCACCGAAAAGGCAACGATGGTCAGAATCACTTCAGCGGGCGTGATTGAATCGCACCCGCATTCGGTGTCGATCACAAAAGAAGCGCCTAATTATCGGCGTATGTTCTAAAAATCGACCCACACTGATTCAGGATGTTTGTGTTTTGTAATATATAATCGTAGGCTTGCGAAAGTAGGAGAAGCAGTCGCGCTTTAACGCAAATTAAAGTGAGGAAAGTCCGAGCTCCAAGGATTCAGGGCGCCCGGTAACACCGGGGCGGAGTGATCCGACGGAAAGTGCCGCAGAAACTATACCGCCCGCTCACGCGGGTAAGGGTGAAATCGTGGTGTAAGAGACCACGACCACCGGCAGTAATGTCGGTGGTGGGTAAACCCCGCCCGGAGCAAGGCCAAATAGGGGAAGAGGAGTTGATCCGCTCCGTAATTATTCCCGGGTGGGCCGCGCAGATCGGCCGGGTAACCGGGCGACAAGATAAATGGCTGCTGATCCGTGCACACGGATTACAGAACTCGGCTTACTATCCTACTTTCCAGGCCTCCTAAGTTTGGAGGCAGACATGAGCTGGACGCAGAAAACAGCTCAAGCCAAATGGGTCTTACCGGAAAAGGTCGATCTCGACCAGGTAACCGCTATCGCTCGGGAAACCGATCTCCCCACGGCAGCGGTAAGGATTCTAATCAATCGGGGAATAGACGAACCCGAGCGAATTGAAAAATTCCTCGATCCCAAACTCAGTGATCTCAAAGACCCGTTCTCCATGGTCGGCATGAAAGAAGCGGTAGAACGTATCACCAAGGCTCTCTGGAACAACGAGAAGATGGTGATCTACGGCGACTACGATGTCGATGGAATCACGGCCACTTCCCTGCTCTACATGGTCCTCAACAAGCTCGGCGGCCAGGTCGGTTTCTACCTGCCCAACCGCCTGCTTGAGGGATACGGCCTGTCCAAGCAGGGAATCGATGAATCACACGAGAAGGGTGTCACCCTGATCATCACCGTCGATACCGGCATCACTGCGGTCGAGGAAATCCAATACGCTCGTTCGCTCGGGATGGACGTGATCATCACCGACCATCATGAACCGGGCGTAACGGTTCCGGCAGCCACAGCGGTGGTTAATCCAAAGCAACCGGAGTGCACCTACGAGGACGAACTGTCCGGCGTCGGGGTGGCGTTCAAACTGGCTCAGGCCCTTTACCGCTCATTGCAACAGGATGAGCGCGAGCTGGATGAACATCTGGACCTGGTGGCCCTTGGCACGGCGGCCGATATCGTTCCACTGGTCGGTGAGAACCGGGTATTCACCAAATTCGGGATCAAACAAATCGCTCGCACTACCAAACCGGGGCTGAAGTCGTTGACTTTCGTCTCCGGGCTGATGGGCAAGGATATCAGCACCGGACAGGTGGTGTTCATTCTCGCTCCGCGTATTAACGCCCTCGGACGTTTGGGAGATGCCGGACAGGCCATCCGTTTGCTGTCGACCCGCGATGAACGCGTAGCGGCCGAGATTGCCCGCAAACTCGACACCGAGAATAAACGCCGCAAACAGATCGACGAGGATACCCTGCGCGTGGCGCTGCATCAGATCGATGAGCAGGTCGATCTCAACCATGACAAGGCGATCGTGCTCGCCGGCGAAGGCTGGCATCAGGGAGTGATCGGGATCGTTGCCAGTCGCATCGTCGAGCGATACCATTTGCCGACGATCATGATTTCGATCAACGACGGCGAAGGTAAAGGTTCCGCACGATCCATTCCCGGTTTCCACCTGTGTGAGGCGCTGAAGAAATGCGAGCATCTGCTGATCAAATACGGCGGTCATAAATATGCCGCCGGG contains:
- a CDS encoding C4-type zinc ribbon domain-containing protein, whose translation is MADDLDLLLKLQVIDYDLGELERSKEYLPDMMENLNREIEEAKAKYESATDQLDKSRISQKHLEVEVAAQEAELQKYQQQMMSIKTNKEYDALVAQIDTVKEAISSRETELLETIDLIGNLEKETVELKEKAAQIEEANTKQLAVLQEKVDSIGEKVSSKQQERNDVSSQIPRKTLSIYERVRRGKGRAAVVVVKKRACGACYKALTPRKVQEIKKRDKIYTCENCGCLLFWDDEQSN
- a CDS encoding caspase family protein encodes the protein MRHLLALLLAVVTLLLVFGCSENPTQPVNSSVDHSIALVQRPTFIETRPPEVVAQYTMHLTDPAIMALNKKPVPQPPPDTIEGDPNPNPAHKYAYVIGISDYEGTANDLTYCDDDAIAMKAWFQSQGFTVRMDLDGAATGNEIIAGLQWLIDNADPGDEVAFAYSGHGMKSTEGSAIISADLYYIPHGMVMSYFNAVNCTKKLATIDACVIGDFNDDVVSGTFMATASDVKYSYDAPDLEHGAWTWYWLDGVENQGLIYAEEAAPYAEAGFKAWASARHVKVDPIHTDAYDGDMDM
- the guaB gene encoding IMP dehydrogenase translates to MARLLDKIALTFDDVLLVPSYSEVLPRETDVSTRIGPGIELNIPVVSAAMDTVTESHLAMALARLGGIGVIHKNMDIEYQAGEVDKVKRSESGMIVDPITLPANRTVGDAMQVMEHFSISGIPITDNGKLVGILTNRDLRFSPDPNQPISDLMTTENLVTVKPGTDLDTAKELLHRHRIEKLLIVDENQMLKGMITVKDIVKRIQYPLACKDPHGRLRVAAAVGVGDDLMPRSEALIAAGVDMLCVDSSHGHSKGVLNAISQLKKKYPETPLMAGNIATADGAKALIDSGADCVKVGIGPGSICTTRVVTGAGVPQVTAIMNAVEAAAKVNIPIIADGGIRYSGDVAKALALGASAVMIGSLFAGVEESPGETILFEGRSFKVYRGMGSLGAMKKGSADRYFQSKEDETSKLVPEGVEGRLPFKGPLKDSVHQLIGGLQAGMGLCGAANLTEFTEKATMVRITSAGVIESHPHSVSITKEAPNYRRMF
- a CDS encoding ABC transporter ATP-binding protein; this translates as MATVIETHGLKRIFKVGQIEVPALRGIDLKVEAGEFVAIMGSSGSGKSTLMNLLGCLDSPSEGEYILNGERVDGLSKNERAAIRNRNIGFVFQGYNLLARTNALENVLLPLFYDREGRVANPEQAAREALSRVGLGDRMDHTPNQLSGGQQQRVAIARALVNRPAILLADEPTGNLDSRTSVEVISLFQKLNDDGVTVILVTHEPDIAGFAKRVVVLRDGLIVSDKTHEQQRVENADSNASLEAERRPS
- a CDS encoding ABC transporter permease; translated protein: MISVGKLTAAAFRSIMRNRMRSLLTSLGIIIGVAAVIVMVAVGEGSQAKIESDINALGTNLLIVFPGSATSGGARMGAGSFNRFTFDDVDDIRRDATLLSGVSAVVRSGGQIIGGSSNWSTEIYGVDIDYFDIRNWQLESGAFFEQKDINGKRKVALLGKTVADELFPDQDPVGQTVRIRNIPFSVIGVLKEKGQSGMGADQDDVVLAPSTTVLYRLKGRQWVDMINASAASTEQVDAAIEEMREILRRSHKLEEGDDDDFSIRSQAEITEAVTSTTKTFTLLLGSIAAVSLIVGGIGIMNIMLVSVTERTREIGIRLSVGARESDILVQFLTEAVVLSITGGLTGILVSAAAVQILDYASDLNPIMTPEIMIISFLFSAAVGVFFGFYPARKAAALDPIDALRHE
- a CDS encoding efflux RND transporter periplasmic adaptor subunit, which produces MKLRKIIWLVLGLVVVVAAVYLLKAGLSDAADLQYQFAELSKGDVENSVSATGSLSPVTTVEVGTQVSGTIDRVSVDFNDIVHQGQVLAVLDTSLLKLAVLEAQANVEKTEALLQEAQSNYNRNQRLFERGLISEADLLPFSVELKTQNASLTSAQAAFSRAERNLEYAVITSPINGIVVSRDVEEGQTVAASLSTPTLFVIAQDLARMEILAEVDESDIGEIKEGQEVRFDVATYSDKEFSGTVKQVRLQPETVSNVVTYTVVIEASNEDGYLLPGMTATIEFITDRRTDVLLVPNKALRFQPDEKQMMAAMEKMRSERQAQRQTDGNQPPSERPADSSGAGGGGQAMGPGQGMGGAQGSPPNDIGSVWYLDDSGNLRPAMLRTGLSNGTQTEVVASRDLTEGMKVIIGTGTGTTTSSSSSNDSQRRGPGFGGPPPGF
- a CDS encoding head GIN domain-containing protein yields the protein MKTSEAIIIGTITLILSFTSTSGARGLFDGWKGERGSGDMITQERTLQDFEAIESNIGADLYITIGSPQKVEVNLDDNLVDFIETEVHGKTLDITCRESYSSRRGCKITITVPKLVEIVHSGSGDIEIDGLKNDEFDMDLRGSGDFWINGQTQLLTISLSGSGDGVLEGETDELDVKISGSGSIDGSDLAARSARARVSGSGNIKVKATDDLDASVSGSGNILYYGRPERIDTNVSGSGSIRRR
- a CDS encoding OmpA family protein translates to MKKIALLMVAVLVVTSVTGCGWSRRDKGTAIGAGAGAVVGGIIGDKAGNTAVGAILGAVIGGAAGAYIGNQMDKQAAEIERDLEGAKVERVGEGIKVTFESGILFDVNSSTLRPAAQSNLADLAQILNKYPDTDILVEGHTDATGTNEHNLDLSMHRAQSVANYMTGLQVLANRFKIMGYGEDQPIADNATAEGRQLNRRVEIAIYANDKLKDAARKKVEG
- a CDS encoding nitrilase-related carbon-nitrogen hydrolase gives rise to the protein MVQKDIKDLDITGHLERAKGDNPDLVCFSELAATGCLYHRRPVTPLEKICETLSPFNFGVMLGLPVQEPGGFFNSYLFYERGKYRLYHKINLFPPFGEPQIYESGHRIGLFETATDRLGTAICYDLRFEDIFTRLAEAGARKIFVPAAFPIERIDDYRDLLIKRAVDFNVHIIGINAVGSDDKYQFGGNSMVVAPDGSILAEAGRGRPETLTVEI